The DNA sequence CAGCCCTCATTTACCTGCTGCGGCGAGAGTTTCTGAGGGGGCCAGAACCCGTAGTTGTTGGCGTGCCGGCAGGAAGACTCGCAACAAAGGAGGAATAACCATGAGTCACGAATTCCTTCAGAACATCTGGTATTTGCTCATAGGGGTCCTGCTCACCGGTTACGCCGTTCTGGACGGATTTGACCTTGGGGTAGGAGTGATGTATCCTTTTGTAGCCAAAAAAGACGAAGAGCGTCGCCTGCTCCTTAACTCCATCGGGCCTTTCTGGGATGGCAACGAAGTCTGGCTTTTGACCGGTGGCGGGGCGCTTTTCGCTGCTTTCCCTCACGTTTACGCCACCGTCTTCAGCGGTTTCTATCTGGCACTCTTTATCGTTCTTTCTGCCCTGATCCTGCGGGCCGTCAGCTTTGAATTCCGCAGCAAGGAGGAAAATCCAACTTGGCGGAAAGCTTGGGACTATATCTTCTTCGTAGGAAGCCTGGTGCCTGCTGTGCTGACGGGCGTGGCTGTTGGGAATATAATGCGAGGGGTGCCGCTGAACGCGCAAATGGAATTCATAGGCAACTTCTTCACCCTGCTGAATCCTTTCTCCCTCCTGGTCGGGCTTACGGGGCTGGCGATGTTCGTCTCCCACGGGGCCATTTACCTTATGATGAAAACGAATGGGCCAGTGGCTGAGCGAGCTCGCCGCTGGGCTAATGGTGCCTGGATTGCGCTGGTCGTATTAGCAATTCTAACCACCATCGTGGCGGCCATAGAGGTGCCCCAGCGGTTTGAAAACGCCTCCCGTCAGCCGCTCATCTGGGCCATCCCCGTCCTCACAGCAATCTTTATGGGGCTGACCCGCTGGAACCTGGCGCGGGGCAGGGCCGGACTTGCCTTCCTTTTCTCCAGTTTGACCATTGTCGGGCTGATGGCAATCTTTGGTGCTGCCAATTACCCTTACCTGGTGCCCGCCAGCAACGTGCCCGAGTATAGCCTGACCATTTTCAACGCTTCATCTTCCAGACTCACGCTCCTGGTGATGCTGATTATTGCCCTGATCGGGATGCCCATAGTCATCATTTACACCGCTTACATCTACTACGCTCTGCGCGGGAAGGCCCGGGTGGAAAAAGAGGGCTACTAAATCCGGCCTCTTTGGTGTGCTCTCCCCACCGGTTTTGCCCTCCTGCAGGCCTTGAGCCTGTAGGAGGGATTTTTTATCCTCCCTACCCTGCTTAATTAGGGGGCTCATTCTTCCTTAGGTTATAAATAGCCGCCGTTTGTTTTGGTGAAAAGAAAAAAGCGTGGTAAAATACTTTAAAGGAAAAAGGAGGCTCGTAATGGCGAAGAAGCCGGAATTCTTCAAGAGAATGCTGGAGGAAGAGCGGGAAAAATTGGTAAAAGAACTGGAAACTTTCAGGACCAGGAAGGTTTCCGGCGCCGTAAGCCACAGCAACCACATGGCCGAGGTGGCCACTGATGCCTTTGACCAGGCCTGTGGTCAATCCCTGGAGAGGCACCTGGAAAGACTTCTCCACGAGGTAGAATATGCCCTCTCCAAGTTTGAAAAAGGGATATATGGCATATGTGAAAACTGTGGCAAACCCATTGAGGAAACGCGCCTGGAAACCCTACCGCAGGCTCTATACTGCCTGGAGTGTCAATACCGTCACGAATTGAATCCCAGGAGGGCTTAATGCCAGGGACCTACCGCTGGGTAACACCTGCGGTTGCTTTAGTGGTCCTGGGGGTTGACCAGTTTACCAAATACCTGGTAAAAACAAACATCCCTTTGGGAGCTTCGTGGGCTCCCTTGAAAGGGATAGAAAGGTTTTTTTCCTTCACGCACGTCATTAACCGGGGTATAGCTTTCGGTCTCCTGCCTGAGTGGGGCGATTATTTCCTCTATGTGGGAATTCTTGTGGTTTTTCTCCTAATCTTTTACCATTTCCGAATTAAAGAGGCCTCACTTTTTTTCCAATTTTGCTTCGGGTTGCAGCTCGGAGGCGCCCTGGGCAACCTTATTGACAGGATCCGTTACGGTTATGTGGTGGATTTCCTGGATTTCAAATTCTGGCCCGTCTTCAACGTGGCCGATAGCTCCATAACTATAGGCACTCTTCTCCTGGTCTTATATTTCCTTAAAAAAAGAGGAGGTGAAAGAGCGTGAAGGTCACAACGAGGGTCTATGCAACTTTAAAGCGCTACATACCTGAGGGGAAAAGTGACCATGACATGGAAGTTGACCTCCCCGCAGGCACTACCGTGGGTGAACTTATTGAAAATTTCCTGAAAATCCCTCCGGATGCGGTGAAAGTGGTTTTCGTCAACGGAAGACACGCTGAAATGAACCAGGTCCTTAACGAGGGAGATAGGGTTGGGATTTTCCCACCTGTGGCCGGTGGATAAAACCGTTTCCAGCTTCCACTCGCTCTGGGCTCACTGCAGCCAGGAGCCTTGGGCGTGGAGCTAAAGTGAGGACAGCTGCAGATAGAGCGGCCGGGCCCTTCAGTTTTGACTACCAGCTTGCATAGCTACTTTTGCTCTGAGGGTAGAGCACTTCTTTTACTGCCCGGTAATATCAAAATTCTTGCCAAAGAGTGCCCTTTGTGCTAAGCTTTAGTTAAAACAATCACAAGAAAAGGAAGATGAAATGCCTAAAATCCTTCTGGTGGATGATGACCCCAAGGCGGTAAAGCTTATGGGGTATATCCTCTACAAAGAGGGGTACGAAATTGCCCCTGCTTTGAGCGGCAGAGAAGCCCTGGAACTTCTGAGTAAGGAAAAGTTTGACCTGATTATCCTTGATATAATGATGCCGGAAATGGATGGCTATGAGGTCTGCCGCCGAATCAGGGCAAATCCATCCACTGCCAAAATTCCAGTGATCATGCTCACGGCCAAAGCCATGCCAGAAGACCGAATCGCTGGCTACGAAGCAGGTGCTGACCATTATATTACAAAACCAGTTCTGCCTGCAGAACTCGTAGCCACGGTTAAAGCTCTCCTGGCCAGGACAGCTGTAGAGGTTGCCAAAGGCAAAGTGGTTACTTTCATAGGGGTCAAAGGCGGAGTTGGAGTAACTTC is a window from the Anaerolineae bacterium genome containing:
- the cydB gene encoding cytochrome d ubiquinol oxidase subunit II, which codes for MSHEFLQNIWYLLIGVLLTGYAVLDGFDLGVGVMYPFVAKKDEERRLLLNSIGPFWDGNEVWLLTGGGALFAAFPHVYATVFSGFYLALFIVLSALILRAVSFEFRSKEENPTWRKAWDYIFFVGSLVPAVLTGVAVGNIMRGVPLNAQMEFIGNFFTLLNPFSLLVGLTGLAMFVSHGAIYLMMKTNGPVAERARRWANGAWIALVVLAILTTIVAAIEVPQRFENASRQPLIWAIPVLTAIFMGLTRWNLARGRAGLAFLFSSLTIVGLMAIFGAANYPYLVPASNVPEYSLTIFNASSSRLTLLVMLIIALIGMPIVIIYTAYIYYALRGKARVEKEGY
- a CDS encoding TraR/DksA C4-type zinc finger protein — its product is MAKKPEFFKRMLEEEREKLVKELETFRTRKVSGAVSHSNHMAEVATDAFDQACGQSLERHLERLLHEVEYALSKFEKGIYGICENCGKPIEETRLETLPQALYCLECQYRHELNPRRA
- the lspA gene encoding signal peptidase II translates to MPGTYRWVTPAVALVVLGVDQFTKYLVKTNIPLGASWAPLKGIERFFSFTHVINRGIAFGLLPEWGDYFLYVGILVVFLLIFYHFRIKEASLFFQFCFGLQLGGALGNLIDRIRYGYVVDFLDFKFWPVFNVADSSITIGTLLLVLYFLKKRGGERA
- a CDS encoding MoaD/ThiS family protein, yielding MKVTTRVYATLKRYIPEGKSDHDMEVDLPAGTTVGELIENFLKIPPDAVKVVFVNGRHAEMNQVLNEGDRVGIFPPVAGG